One Streptomyces sp. SAI-135 DNA segment encodes these proteins:
- a CDS encoding hydantoinase/oxoprolinase family protein produces MSRTVRIGVDVGGTFTDLLLHDPHRKLIQPGKLPTTPHAPNEAITAGIARLLEETSTAPADVAGIVHGTTLVTNTLLERTGAVVGLLTTRGFSDSLEMGRETRFDTTDLHARPAQPLVPRHLRRGVPGRLAANGGELEPLDEQAVLAAVRELVDQGIEALAVALMHSYRDAGHEHRVRDLVARAHPDLPVTLSSAVAPVIGEYERAGTACLNAYVQPLMSRYLDDLRDDLTAMGIDAPLRIMLSGGGVTTLEDAKRFPVRLLESGPAAGAIAAAAVARTLGEQDVVSFDMGGTTAKIAVVQGGRPRLKHDFEAGRVDKFKPGSGLPVRLTVVDMIEIGSGGGSIAAPDALGLLKVGPRSAGSVPGPVAYGRGGERPTVTDADLILGCLDADNFLGGEMRLRTREAHKALTREVAGPLGLDTADAAAGIVEVVTESMAAAARMHLSEQGEDPADFALLAFGGAGPAHAYGLAKSLKIPKVIVPMRAGVMSACGLLAAAPTVDEVRSLPSPLADVDWDRVAALYDEMTSRATDTLQPGDPELVRVHRSADMRYLGQGFEIEVGVAEQDFGPHGLGRIRSAFESTYRAVFCRSLEGAVEVVNWRLSMRLPGHELSMEVGPAGGGEARRGARSVWFPGHGPLETTVWNRYELTPGTELAGPAIFEERESSCSFGPDCRIRVTDDLTLVVELDRV; encoded by the coding sequence ATGAGCCGCACGGTCAGGATCGGCGTCGACGTCGGCGGAACGTTCACCGATCTGCTGCTGCACGACCCGCACCGGAAACTGATCCAGCCGGGGAAGCTGCCCACCACACCGCATGCCCCCAACGAAGCCATCACCGCGGGGATCGCCCGCCTGCTGGAGGAGACGTCCACGGCCCCCGCGGACGTCGCCGGCATCGTGCACGGCACCACGCTGGTGACGAACACCCTGCTGGAACGCACCGGAGCGGTCGTCGGCCTGCTCACCACCCGCGGGTTCAGCGACTCCCTGGAAATGGGACGGGAGACGAGGTTCGACACCACCGACCTGCACGCCCGGCCCGCCCAGCCGCTGGTGCCGCGCCACCTGCGCCGCGGGGTGCCCGGGAGGCTTGCCGCCAACGGCGGTGAACTCGAACCGCTCGACGAGCAGGCCGTCCTGGCGGCGGTGCGGGAACTGGTGGACCAGGGCATCGAGGCGCTGGCCGTGGCCCTCATGCACTCCTATCGCGACGCCGGGCACGAGCACCGGGTACGGGACCTGGTCGCGCGTGCCCACCCCGACCTGCCCGTCACGCTCTCCAGCGCCGTCGCCCCGGTCATCGGCGAGTACGAGCGGGCCGGCACCGCCTGCCTGAACGCGTATGTGCAGCCCCTGATGTCGCGCTACCTCGACGACCTGCGCGACGACCTGACCGCCATGGGGATCGACGCGCCCCTTCGCATCATGCTCTCCGGCGGTGGTGTCACGACTCTTGAGGACGCCAAGCGGTTCCCCGTACGGCTGCTGGAGTCGGGCCCTGCGGCCGGTGCCATCGCCGCCGCCGCAGTCGCCCGGACGCTGGGGGAGCAGGACGTCGTCTCCTTCGACATGGGCGGGACCACCGCGAAGATCGCCGTGGTCCAGGGGGGCAGGCCCAGGCTCAAGCACGACTTCGAGGCGGGGCGGGTCGACAAGTTCAAGCCCGGCTCGGGGCTGCCGGTGCGCCTGACCGTCGTCGACATGATCGAGATCGGTTCGGGAGGCGGCTCGATCGCGGCACCCGACGCGCTCGGGCTGCTCAAGGTGGGACCGCGCAGCGCCGGTTCGGTGCCCGGTCCCGTCGCCTACGGGCGTGGCGGCGAGCGGCCCACCGTGACGGACGCCGACCTGATCCTCGGCTGTCTCGACGCGGACAACTTCCTCGGCGGCGAGATGAGGCTGCGCACCCGCGAGGCCCACAAGGCGCTGACGCGTGAGGTGGCGGGTCCGCTGGGACTCGACACCGCCGACGCCGCCGCCGGGATCGTCGAGGTGGTCACCGAAAGCATGGCCGCCGCCGCCCGCATGCACCTGTCCGAACAGGGCGAGGACCCCGCCGACTTCGCCCTGCTGGCCTTCGGCGGAGCGGGACCCGCCCATGCCTACGGGCTGGCGAAGTCGCTGAAGATCCCCAAGGTGATCGTGCCGATGCGGGCCGGAGTGATGTCCGCCTGCGGTCTCCTGGCCGCCGCTCCCACGGTCGACGAGGTCCGCAGTCTGCCCTCGCCCCTCGCCGACGTCGACTGGGACCGGGTGGCCGCGCTGTACGACGAGATGACGTCCAGGGCCACCGACACGCTTCAGCCGGGCGACCCGGAGCTGGTGCGGGTCCACCGCTCGGCCGACATGCGCTACCTCGGCCAGGGCTTCGAGATCGAGGTCGGCGTGGCCGAGCAGGACTTCGGTCCGCACGGTCTCGGACGCATCCGGAGCGCCTTCGAGTCGACGTACCGGGCCGTGTTCTGCCGCTCCCTCGAAGGGGCCGTGGAAGTCGTGAACTGGCGGCTTTCCATGCGGCTGCCCGGTCATGAGCTGTCGATGGAGGTCGGCCCCGCGGGAGGGGGTGAGGCGCGCCGGGGTGCCCGTTCGGTCTGGTTTCCGGGACACGGGCCGCTGGAGACCACCGTGTGGAACCGCTACGAGCTCACGCCGGGCACCGAGCTGGCAGGTCCGGCGATCTTCGAGGAGCGTGAATCGTCCTGCTCCTTCGGGCCGGACTGCCGGATCCGGGTCACCGACGACCTGACCCTCGTGGTCGAGCTCGACCGGGTCTGA
- a CDS encoding MFS transporter encodes MTTVSVGQRTRTRRITFLVALAVFAQESTWNFYESQVPPLLREHLTSTAVVGLLMGMDNLLGIFIQPWIGNRSDRTRTSWGRRMPYLVVGMPIAATLFVLIPHSAGSLPLLIVVLFSYALVANTFKPIAEALVPDFIAPERRSRANAAVKIASSVTAIVAALISIFLVDNHLSVAFAIPAIIMLISIGVLAATVRDNRSPAYQAAVAESDGESGAERTEPRVRDTFVEILRDADRSRLLVLLAILLFGSAWAASRSLITPYGMEALDMSRGAAGGLTLPSGIAFILAAYPAAVLAERYGRLRVMAVGMSVFAGAMVLGTIVPTPTGTTVALCLAAAGATCFLVNAVVVLWNLAPSARVFGTYAGMYTVGWAGGGFLGPAVVGGMVDITGWPLMLIDIALVAALSIIVVARISVLQRRTGLTLAQ; translated from the coding sequence GTGACGACGGTGTCAGTAGGGCAGCGCACACGAACCCGGCGCATCACGTTCCTGGTCGCTCTCGCGGTCTTCGCACAGGAGTCGACCTGGAACTTCTACGAATCCCAGGTTCCGCCGCTCCTGCGGGAGCATCTCACCAGCACGGCCGTCGTGGGCCTGCTGATGGGCATGGACAACCTGCTCGGCATCTTCATCCAGCCGTGGATCGGCAACCGGTCCGACCGGACGAGGACCTCCTGGGGCCGGCGGATGCCCTACCTGGTGGTGGGGATGCCGATCGCCGCCACGCTCTTCGTCCTCATCCCGCACAGCGCGGGATCCTTGCCGCTGCTGATCGTGGTGCTGTTCTCGTACGCGCTCGTCGCCAACACCTTCAAGCCGATCGCCGAGGCGCTCGTACCGGACTTCATCGCACCCGAGCGGCGCAGCCGGGCCAACGCCGCGGTCAAGATCGCCTCCAGCGTCACGGCCATCGTCGCCGCGCTCATCAGCATCTTCCTCGTCGACAACCATCTGAGCGTCGCGTTCGCGATCCCCGCGATCATCATGCTGATTTCGATCGGAGTGCTCGCGGCCACCGTGCGCGACAACCGGTCGCCGGCCTACCAGGCAGCGGTGGCGGAGAGCGATGGGGAGAGCGGCGCCGAGCGCACCGAGCCGAGGGTCCGGGACACCTTCGTCGAGATCCTCAGGGACGCCGACCGCAGCCGGCTGCTGGTGCTTCTCGCGATCCTCCTCTTCGGCAGCGCGTGGGCCGCGTCCCGTTCGCTGATCACGCCGTACGGGATGGAAGCCCTGGACATGTCACGGGGAGCCGCCGGCGGGCTCACCCTGCCCAGCGGCATCGCCTTCATCCTGGCGGCATATCCGGCAGCCGTGCTCGCCGAGCGGTACGGACGGCTCCGGGTCATGGCCGTGGGCATGTCGGTCTTCGCCGGCGCCATGGTGCTGGGGACGATCGTCCCGACCCCCACGGGGACCACCGTGGCCCTGTGCCTCGCGGCGGCCGGCGCGACCTGCTTCCTGGTCAACGCGGTGGTCGTGCTGTGGAACCTCGCACCCTCGGCACGGGTCTTCGGGACCTACGCCGGTATGTACACCGTCGGCTGGGCCGGCGGCGGCTTCCTGGGCCCGGCGGTGGTCGGCGGCATGGTCGACATCACCGGCTGGCCGCTGATGCTCATCGACATCGCTCTGGTCGCCGCGCTGTCGATCATCGTCGTGGCCAGGATCAGTGTGCTCCAGCGGCGCACCGGCCTGACGCTCGCCCAGTAA
- a CDS encoding phosphoglycerate dehydrogenase: MPRILITTDYLRPDDEVDHYLRAHGHTTVHTPPAGRGGPEELVAALDGIDAALVGHDPLTAQVLARAPRLRVIVRTGVGYDSIDVGAAGRLGITVSNLPGINANAVAEYTLGLLLAAARRLVQSAGGVAAGRWPREDGHELRGSTLGLIGYGAAARAVVPLARAFGMDVLCTTGVPEDQRSDPSVRFVALPELLAASDYVSVHTALTDRTRGLLNAAAFRRMKSTAVLVNTARGAVVDELALADAVRTGEIAAAALDVVSAEPLPADSPLRDVEGIVVFSHLAGQTAEARAAAGLEGAAEVLAALAGRPRFAVNAHLLPHAPTARADG; the protein is encoded by the coding sequence GTGCCCCGCATCCTGATCACCACCGACTATCTACGGCCCGACGACGAGGTCGATCACTACCTTCGGGCGCACGGCCACACGACGGTACATACTCCGCCGGCCGGCCGAGGCGGTCCCGAGGAGCTCGTCGCCGCCCTCGACGGGATCGACGCGGCGCTCGTCGGCCATGATCCGCTGACGGCCCAGGTCCTCGCCCGAGCTCCCCGTCTGCGTGTCATCGTGCGCACCGGCGTCGGCTACGACTCGATCGACGTCGGCGCCGCGGGCAGACTCGGCATCACGGTGAGCAACCTGCCGGGGATCAACGCCAACGCCGTGGCCGAGTACACCCTCGGTCTGCTGCTGGCGGCCGCGCGGCGCCTGGTGCAGAGCGCTGGGGGCGTCGCAGCCGGCCGGTGGCCCAGGGAGGACGGTCACGAGCTGCGGGGGTCCACGCTCGGCCTGATCGGATACGGGGCGGCAGCGCGCGCCGTGGTACCGCTGGCGCGGGCCTTCGGCATGGACGTCCTCTGCACGACCGGTGTGCCCGAGGACCAACGCTCGGACCCGTCGGTGCGGTTCGTCGCGCTGCCCGAGCTGCTGGCGGCATCCGACTACGTGTCGGTGCACACCGCGCTGACGGACCGCACACGCGGTCTCCTGAACGCCGCCGCCTTCCGGCGGATGAAGTCGACGGCGGTGCTGGTCAACACCGCGAGGGGGGCCGTCGTCGACGAACTGGCCCTCGCCGACGCCGTGCGCACCGGTGAGATCGCCGCGGCCGCGCTCGACGTGGTGAGCGCGGAGCCGCTCCCGGCCGACAGCCCGCTGCGGGACGTCGAGGGAATCGTCGTCTTCTCCCACCTCGCGGGCCAGACCGCCGAAGCCCGTGCCGCCGCCGGCCTCGAAGGTGCGGCCGAGGTCTTGGCCGCCCTCGCGGGCCGCCCCCGGTTCGCGGTCAACGCCCACCTGCTGCCCCACGCCCCCACCGCCCGGGCCGACGGGTGA
- a CDS encoding acyclic terpene utilization AtuA family protein, translated as MDNQRVDQVKVLAPTGMLGAGFPEATIERGLTLGADVISVDAGSTDSGPYYLGASQPKTTRAAVARDLRVLLKAAAGAGIPLIVGSCGTSGTDSGVDWVAGIVADILAAEGLRLRVARIYSEQSAGELLERLDEGRIHALPPLGELEPETLQSCAHIVGAMGHEPIVAALEAGAQVVLAGRATDTAIAAAYPLMKGMPAGPAWHAAKIIECGGQCTSNPRSGGVLATVDADGFTIEPLDPTAACTPILVAAHMLYETVDPFQMREPDGTLDVREAVYTALDDRIVRVEGSRFHVADQHTVKLEGARITGYETMSFSAIRDPHILANIDDWADLMRTMIRQRVEQTIGLGEDKYAFDLRLYGHNAILGDLEPAAGPPREVGVMLLVNAPDQSTATAVAKIANPLMLHLPTADMDYLPSLAFATSPAEVERGPAYEFVLNHVVDTRTPTDMFRTEFEEAAHHG; from the coding sequence ATGGACAACCAACGGGTCGACCAGGTCAAGGTCCTGGCACCGACCGGCATGCTCGGAGCGGGCTTTCCCGAGGCCACGATCGAGCGAGGTCTGACGCTCGGAGCCGACGTCATCTCCGTCGACGCGGGCAGCACCGACTCCGGCCCCTACTACCTAGGCGCGTCGCAGCCCAAGACCACCCGCGCGGCGGTCGCCCGGGACCTGCGCGTCCTGCTCAAGGCGGCGGCAGGCGCGGGCATCCCACTGATCGTCGGCTCGTGCGGCACCAGCGGCACCGACTCCGGTGTCGACTGGGTCGCCGGCATCGTCGCCGACATCCTGGCGGCAGAGGGACTCCGGCTGCGGGTCGCGCGCATCTACAGCGAGCAGTCGGCCGGCGAGCTCCTCGAGCGACTGGACGAGGGCCGGATCCATGCCCTGCCCCCGCTCGGCGAACTGGAGCCGGAGACGTTGCAGAGCTGCGCCCACATCGTGGGCGCGATGGGACACGAGCCGATCGTCGCCGCGCTGGAGGCCGGTGCGCAGGTCGTGCTCGCCGGCCGGGCCACCGACACCGCCATCGCCGCCGCGTATCCGCTGATGAAGGGAATGCCGGCCGGCCCCGCCTGGCACGCCGCCAAGATCATCGAGTGCGGCGGGCAGTGCACCAGCAATCCACGCTCCGGTGGGGTCCTGGCCACCGTCGACGCCGACGGCTTCACCATCGAGCCGCTCGACCCGACGGCAGCCTGCACACCGATCCTGGTCGCCGCCCACATGCTCTACGAGACCGTGGACCCGTTCCAGATGCGCGAGCCGGACGGCACCCTGGACGTCCGTGAAGCCGTCTACACCGCACTGGACGACCGCATCGTGCGGGTCGAGGGCTCGCGGTTCCATGTCGCCGACCAGCACACCGTCAAGCTCGAAGGCGCTCGGATCACCGGCTACGAGACCATGTCGTTCAGCGCGATCCGCGACCCGCACATCCTCGCGAACATCGACGACTGGGCCGATCTCATGCGGACGATGATCCGGCAGCGGGTGGAGCAGACGATCGGCCTCGGCGAGGACAAGTACGCCTTCGATCTGCGCCTGTACGGGCACAACGCCATCCTCGGCGATCTCGAACCGGCAGCGGGACCGCCTCGCGAGGTGGGAGTCATGCTCCTCGTCAACGCGCCGGACCAGAGCACCGCGACCGCCGTCGCGAAGATCGCCAACCCCTTGATGCTCCATCTGCCGACGGCCGACATGGACTACCTGCCCAGCCTGGCGTTCGCCACCTCACCGGCCGAGGTCGAGCGCGGCCCGGCGTACGAGTTCGTGCTCAACCACGTCGTCGACACCCGTACCCCCACCGACATGTTCCGCACCGAGTTCGAGGAGGCCGCCCATCATGGCTGA
- a CDS encoding DUF4387 domain-containing protein, protein MAEPAPTTLGDLAYEVRSKNAGPFWVTMELFLRDADGYRVAADETYLNEGTVARLYGLDEADVLMFRIPSLNVVKISFPRPVSQASLRDRDVHSGQHHVPLAVLPLPTT, encoded by the coding sequence ATGGCTGAGCCCGCCCCCACCACCCTGGGCGACCTGGCGTACGAGGTCCGGTCCAAGAACGCCGGGCCGTTCTGGGTCACCATGGAGCTGTTCCTGCGGGACGCGGACGGCTATCGCGTCGCCGCCGACGAGACGTACCTCAACGAGGGCACGGTGGCCCGGCTCTACGGACTCGACGAGGCCGACGTACTGATGTTCCGCATCCCGTCGCTCAACGTCGTCAAGATCTCCTTCCCGCGTCCCGTCAGCCAGGCGTCGCTGCGCGACCGTGACGTCCACTCCGGTCAGCACCACGTGCCGCTGGCGGTTCTTCCGCTGCCCACCACCTGA
- a CDS encoding DUF6351 family protein translates to MPEPGTRPRGRVRRPAVPAALLAAAVVATLGSAPAAPADTARPTPAACPGRLAQKADCYTGRDANGAYFTMAVPKHWNGSLVVHAHGGPDFSYDESTTTEDLQRWAVMVDEGYAWAGSSYRRGGYGVRMAAADTDNVRRLFVGRFGRPDHTYLHGQSWGGNVAAKVTEAYGGRRGAYDGVLLTNGFLAGGSRGYDTRVDLRTVYQYYCRNLPRPTEPQYPLWQGLPADSPISPEEVHGRLQECTGIDSDPAARTAQQQRNLDDILAVTRIPERSLVTNMQYAAFLVRDIVASRLDGRNPFGNRGVRYDGSHDDKALNAGVERFSSDTGARRDLSYDSDLTGRIALPVLTLHAIDDPQVFVEHEAAYRATVQAAGRGENLVQTFTRESDHSALSNAEYANSLAALDTWTRTGRKPTPNSIARSCGAFDTTYGGGCSYDPAFRPAPFATQVRPRPGGLHWPAMSAAQEKAWSRIEGVGIAP, encoded by the coding sequence GTGCCCGAACCCGGTACGCGTCCTCGGGGCCGCGTCCGACGTCCGGCCGTGCCGGCGGCACTGCTCGCGGCCGCGGTCGTGGCCACGCTCGGCAGCGCGCCCGCCGCCCCGGCCGACACCGCGCGCCCGACTCCCGCCGCCTGCCCGGGCCGGCTGGCGCAGAAGGCCGACTGCTACACCGGCCGGGACGCCAACGGCGCCTACTTCACGATGGCCGTCCCCAAGCACTGGAACGGCTCCCTCGTCGTCCACGCCCACGGCGGTCCCGACTTCTCCTACGACGAGTCCACCACCACCGAGGACCTGCAACGCTGGGCGGTGATGGTCGACGAGGGCTATGCCTGGGCGGGCTCCTCGTACCGGCGCGGCGGTTACGGGGTCCGGATGGCCGCTGCCGACACGGACAACGTACGCCGCTTGTTCGTCGGCCGGTTCGGCCGCCCCGACCACACCTACCTGCACGGCCAGTCCTGGGGCGGCAATGTGGCCGCCAAGGTCACCGAGGCCTACGGCGGCAGGCGTGGCGCTTACGACGGAGTTCTGCTGACCAACGGTTTCCTGGCCGGCGGCTCGCGCGGCTACGACACACGTGTGGACCTGCGCACGGTCTACCAGTACTACTGCCGCAACCTGCCCCGTCCCACCGAGCCGCAGTACCCGCTGTGGCAAGGACTGCCCGCGGACTCCCCGATCAGTCCCGAGGAGGTACACGGCCGACTCCAGGAGTGCACCGGCATCGACTCCGACCCGGCCGCCCGGACCGCGCAGCAACAGCGCAACCTCGACGACATCCTGGCCGTCACCCGTATCCCGGAACGGTCCCTGGTCACGAACATGCAGTATGCGGCCTTCCTCGTCCGGGACATCGTGGCCAGCCGGCTAGACGGCCGTAACCCGTTCGGCAACCGCGGGGTCCGCTACGACGGTTCGCACGACGACAAGGCGCTCAACGCCGGTGTGGAGCGCTTCTCGTCCGACACCGGCGCGCGCCGCGACCTCTCCTACGACAGCGACCTCACCGGACGGATCGCACTGCCTGTTCTCACGCTGCACGCGATCGACGACCCGCAGGTCTTCGTCGAGCACGAGGCCGCCTATCGCGCCACGGTCCAGGCCGCCGGCCGCGGTGAGAACCTCGTCCAGACCTTCACCAGGGAGAGCGACCACAGCGCGCTCAGCAACGCCGAGTACGCCAACTCCCTGGCGGCCCTGGACACATGGACGCGCACCGGCCGGAAACCCACGCCCAACTCGATCGCGCGTTCCTGCGGCGCGTTCGACACCACCTACGGTGGCGGTTGTTCCTACGATCCGGCATTCCGCCCCGCCCCGTTCGCCACCCAGGTCCGGCCCCGGCCCGGTGGTCTCCACTGGCCCGCCATGTCCGCCGCACAGGAAAAGGCATGGAGCCGCATCGAGGGCGTCGGCATCGCACCGTGA
- a CDS encoding HAMP domain-containing sensor histidine kinase, with translation MRLSPRAYLGQLPFRARLAATIFALFLLTGVALLAFVVLLARHGTAQQVQGLAVRYADTPDSYVDLHPAARPVERGPTAPGPRWDTAEIQKIDQTIQAVQDTALRQMVLWSAIGLLFLALLAGLVGWWLAGRALRPVASMTETARRISEQNLHQRLALSGPDDELHRLADTFDAVLDRLEKSFDSQRRFVANASHELKTPLAAQRAALQVGLADPLPDHLTEVRDDLLATNREAEQLIDALLLLARSDRGPAVAESVDLALAAQLVTAQLAPQAEQRQVDVHVSADTPLTVRGDPVLLRHLLTNVIRNAVQYNHPSGHVRVHVEACTVTVANTGPHVPAHRVPDLFEPFRRLAPDRTADTGHGLGLSIAASIASSHHATLTAEPRPTGGLTVRLAFS, from the coding sequence GTGCGACTGAGCCCCCGCGCGTACCTCGGCCAACTCCCCTTCCGGGCCCGTCTGGCCGCGACCATCTTCGCCCTGTTCCTGCTCACGGGCGTGGCTCTGCTCGCCTTCGTCGTCCTGCTCGCGCGCCACGGGACGGCCCAGCAGGTTCAAGGCCTCGCCGTCAGATACGCGGACACGCCCGATAGCTACGTCGACCTCCACCCGGCCGCCCGGCCCGTGGAGCGCGGACCGACAGCGCCGGGACCTCGATGGGACACGGCCGAGATCCAGAAGATCGACCAGACCATCCAGGCCGTGCAGGACACCGCCCTGCGCCAGATGGTCCTCTGGTCCGCCATCGGTCTCCTCTTCCTGGCCCTCCTTGCCGGGCTGGTGGGCTGGTGGCTGGCCGGCAGGGCCCTGCGCCCCGTCGCCTCGATGACCGAGACCGCGCGCCGCATCAGTGAGCAGAACCTGCATCAGCGCCTGGCCCTCAGCGGCCCTGACGACGAACTGCACCGCCTCGCCGACACCTTCGACGCGGTGCTCGACCGGCTGGAGAAGTCCTTCGACAGTCAACGCCGCTTCGTCGCCAATGCCTCCCACGAACTCAAGACGCCCCTCGCCGCCCAGCGGGCCGCCCTGCAAGTCGGTCTCGCCGACCCGCTCCCCGACCATCTCACCGAAGTCCGCGACGACCTGCTGGCCACCAACCGCGAAGCCGAGCAACTCATCGACGCGCTGCTGCTTCTGGCCCGCAGCGACCGCGGACCGGCCGTCGCCGAGAGCGTCGACCTGGCCCTCGCCGCCCAGCTCGTCACCGCTCAACTCGCTCCACAGGCCGAACAGCGACAGGTGGACGTCCACGTCTCGGCCGACACCCCCCTGACCGTCCGCGGTGACCCCGTCCTCCTGCGCCACCTGCTCACCAACGTCATCCGCAACGCCGTCCAGTACAACCACCCGAGTGGTCATGTCCGCGTGCACGTCGAAGCGTGCACCGTGACCGTGGCCAACACCGGCCCGCACGTCCCCGCCCACCGAGTGCCGGACCTCTTCGAGCCCTTCCGCCGCCTCGCCCCCGACCGCACCGCCGACACCGGCCACGGTCTCGGCCTGTCCATCGCCGCCTCCATCGCGTCGTCCCATCACGCGACCCTGACCGCGGAACCGCGCCCCACCGGGGGACTGACGGTCCGTCTGGCATTCTCCTGA
- a CDS encoding response regulator transcription factor — translation MRVLVAEDHRVLARAVAVGLRREAMAVDVTHTGDAAERMCLLTAYDVLILDRDLPVMSGDEVCRRLRELDDPPRILMLTAAGDLTDRVYGLTTLGADDYLTKPFDFSELVARVRALSRRPPTPRSSVMRHGGITTDPSRREASIEGRPLALTPKEFAVLHLLVEAQGAPVAHDEIVRTLWDEHLTPQTSAVRATVSRLRGKLGDPGVITVDTGQGYRLCD, via the coding sequence ATGAGAGTTCTGGTAGCCGAGGACCACCGCGTGCTCGCCCGCGCCGTCGCGGTCGGCCTGCGCCGGGAGGCGATGGCGGTCGACGTCACCCACACCGGCGACGCCGCAGAGCGCATGTGTCTGCTGACGGCGTACGACGTCCTGATCCTCGACCGCGACCTGCCGGTCATGAGCGGGGACGAGGTCTGCAGGCGCCTGCGGGAACTCGACGATCCCCCGCGGATCCTCATGCTCACCGCGGCGGGCGACCTCACCGACCGCGTCTACGGACTGACCACTCTCGGCGCCGACGACTATCTGACCAAGCCCTTCGACTTCAGCGAACTCGTCGCCCGCGTACGGGCGTTGAGTCGGCGGCCGCCCACCCCGCGGTCGTCCGTGATGCGGCACGGCGGCATCACGACGGACCCGTCGAGACGCGAGGCGTCCATCGAGGGCCGCCCGCTGGCCCTGACACCCAAGGAGTTCGCGGTCCTCCACCTGTTGGTCGAGGCCCAAGGAGCTCCCGTCGCGCACGACGAAATCGTCCGCACCCTCTGGGACGAGCACCTCACCCCGCAGACCAGCGCGGTCCGTGCCACCGTCAGCCGACTGCGCGGCAAACTGGGGGACCCCGGCGTCATCACCGTCGACACGGGACAGGGGTACCGACTGTGCGACTGA
- a CDS encoding ABC transporter permease: protein MNFVKRAGMSLRARKSRTAALLGIFVVICCLLLGGFLLEAAAARQETEAQRTVGVDVTIEGKRLSPALADRLGSKPPVTRYNPLLPLTAGAHGLDPLAPPEPKPRGGRGGGSEGGPLALRGVRDLGMLLPFAYGSAKITSGRGIVPQDADRAVAVIEERLAAKNGLKVGDTVRVGSADGKRKVSVKVLGVFQDPRPDPSQWTPSNELPGNTLYVPAPVVERLGGDAAGLDEAVFRVGSPEQAEGLYAEAKRLLGTGDFAFRVNDKAYRDQVRPIQRVGALAGLIVRVIALAGVLILGLIVMLQIRERRHELGVLLSMGEKKWKLVFQHIVEAAVVCLPAVAVAALTGHAAGPSLRGALLDRPQRNTVAAGVPDAEVAPPTVRVDPADVGKVLGLGLGISLVSTVVPGIGILRLHPRSILADSE from the coding sequence ATGAATTTCGTCAAGCGTGCCGGGATGAGCCTGCGGGCCAGGAAATCCCGCACCGCCGCCCTGCTCGGCATCTTCGTCGTGATCTGCTGCCTACTCCTCGGCGGGTTCCTGCTGGAGGCGGCCGCCGCACGCCAGGAGACCGAGGCGCAGCGCACGGTCGGTGTCGACGTGACGATCGAAGGCAAGCGGCTGTCCCCGGCCCTGGCCGACCGTCTCGGCTCCAAGCCGCCCGTGACGCGCTACAACCCGCTGCTCCCGCTGACGGCAGGTGCGCACGGTCTCGACCCGCTCGCCCCACCGGAGCCGAAGCCGCGCGGCGGCCGCGGCGGTGGGAGCGAAGGGGGACCGCTGGCGCTGCGAGGTGTGCGGGACCTGGGCATGCTGCTGCCCTTCGCGTACGGATCGGCGAAGATCACCTCCGGGCGTGGCATCGTCCCGCAGGACGCCGACCGCGCAGTCGCGGTGATCGAGGAACGCCTCGCCGCGAAGAACGGTCTCAAGGTCGGTGACACGGTGCGGGTGGGGTCCGCCGATGGCAAACGCAAGGTCTCGGTGAAGGTCCTCGGCGTGTTCCAGGACCCCAGGCCGGATCCGTCGCAGTGGACTCCCTCGAACGAACTGCCCGGCAACACCCTCTACGTGCCGGCACCCGTCGTGGAGAGGCTCGGCGGTGATGCGGCCGGTCTCGACGAAGCGGTGTTCAGGGTCGGTTCGCCTGAGCAGGCCGAGGGGCTGTACGCCGAGGCGAAGAGGCTGCTCGGGACCGGGGACTTCGCCTTCCGCGTGAACGACAAGGCGTACCGCGACCAGGTCCGACCCATTCAGCGGGTTGGTGCCTTGGCCGGCCTGATCGTCCGGGTCATCGCCCTTGCCGGTGTCCTGATCCTCGGCCTGATCGTGATGCTGCAGATCCGGGAGCGGCGCCACGAGCTCGGAGTGCTGCTGTCGATGGGCGAGAAGAAGTGGAAGCTCGTCTTTCAGCACATCGTGGAGGCCGCGGTGGTGTGCCTGCCCGCCGTCGCCGTCGCCGCACTGACGGGGCATGCCGCCGGACCTTCCCTGCGCGGCGCCCTGCTCGACCGCCCGCAGCGGAACACCGTGGCGGCGGGGGTGCCGGACGCGGAGGTCGCCCCTCCCACGGTGCGCGTCGATCCCGCGGACGTAGGAAAAGTCCTCGGCCTCGGCCTCGGCATCTCTCTGGTCTCCACCGTCGTCCCGGGCATCGGGATCCTCCGCCTGCACCCCCGCTCGATCCTGGCCGACAGCGAATAG